Proteins encoded together in one Variovorax paradoxus window:
- the greB gene encoding transcription elongation factor GreB, whose translation MSKAFTKETDAGEDDDGGESAGPALPSGSKNYITPAGYARLRDELLQLMDEERPKVVEAVHWAAKNGDRSENGDYLYGKKRLREIDRRIRFLTKRLEIAEVTDPSVHHGSDQVFFGATVRYADETGDERSVTILGIDEADSAQSQVSWISPIARALLKSREGDVVKLVTPGGTHEVELLSVSYPAPGSGTAP comes from the coding sequence TTGAGCAAAGCATTCACCAAGGAAACCGACGCCGGCGAAGACGACGACGGCGGCGAAAGCGCCGGCCCGGCGCTGCCCAGCGGCAGCAAGAACTACATCACGCCAGCCGGATATGCCCGGCTGCGCGACGAATTGCTGCAATTGATGGACGAAGAGCGCCCCAAGGTCGTCGAGGCGGTGCATTGGGCCGCCAAGAACGGCGACCGCTCGGAAAATGGCGATTACCTCTACGGCAAAAAGCGCCTGCGGGAAATCGACCGCCGCATCCGCTTTCTGACCAAGCGGCTCGAGATTGCCGAGGTGACCGACCCCTCGGTGCACCATGGCAGCGATCAGGTTTTCTTTGGCGCCACGGTGCGCTATGCCGATGAAACGGGTGACGAACGCAGCGTGACCATCCTGGGCATCGACGAAGCGGACAGCGCCCAATCGCAAGTCAGCTGGATCTCACCCATTGCCAGGGCTTTGCTCAAGTCACGCGAAGGCGATGTGGTGAAGCTTGTGACGCCGGGCGGCACGCACGAGGTCGAGCTGCTGTCTGTGAGCTATCCCGCTCCGGGTTCAGGCACTGCGCCGTAA
- the mutM gene encoding bifunctional DNA-formamidopyrimidine glycosylase/DNA-(apurinic or apyrimidinic site) lyase: protein MPELPEVEVTRRGFAERIAGARIDAVRIGKPLRWALMVAPEALVGRQVLQVRRRGKYLLIDLDRGLLLLHLGMSGSLRFDVALPPPSVHDHFDLVTDRGTLRLNDPRRFGAVVYAEDEAAPWAVKLLGGLGMEPLGDAFDFDAFHAGLRKRRTAVKQVLLAGDVVVGVGNIYASEALFQAGIRPTLSAARISRPRAAKLYAAVREILARAVEKGGSTLRDFSNVDGQNGYFQLEATVYGRAGEPCRVCATPIRQLRQGQRSTYYCPNCQK, encoded by the coding sequence GCCTGAGCTTCCCGAAGTTGAAGTGACGCGGCGCGGTTTTGCCGAACGCATTGCCGGCGCACGCATCGATGCGGTGCGCATCGGCAAGCCCTTGCGCTGGGCGCTGATGGTCGCGCCCGAGGCGCTGGTGGGGCGGCAGGTGCTGCAAGTGCGCCGGCGCGGCAAGTACTTGCTGATCGACCTGGACCGCGGCCTGCTGCTGTTGCACCTGGGTATGTCGGGCAGCCTGCGCTTCGATGTGGCGCTGCCGCCACCCAGTGTTCACGATCACTTCGATCTGGTGACCGACCGGGGCACCCTGCGGCTCAACGATCCGCGCCGCTTTGGCGCCGTGGTCTATGCCGAGGACGAGGCCGCGCCCTGGGCCGTCAAGCTGCTGGGCGGGCTGGGCATGGAGCCGCTGGGCGACGCATTCGATTTCGACGCGTTCCACGCCGGCCTTCGAAAGCGCCGCACCGCCGTTAAGCAGGTGCTGCTTGCGGGCGACGTGGTGGTGGGCGTCGGCAACATCTATGCGTCGGAGGCGCTGTTCCAGGCGGGGATTCGCCCGACGCTCTCTGCCGCACGCATCAGCCGGCCACGGGCAGCCAAGCTGTATGCGGCGGTACGCGAAATTCTGGCCAGGGCGGTAGAGAAGGGCGGCAGCACGCTGCGCGACTTCTCCAATGTGGACGGGCAAAACGGCTATTTCCAGCTCGAAGCCACGGTCTACGGCCGGGCCGGCGAGCCTTGTCGGGTCTGCGCAACGCCGATACGGCAGCTACGCCAAGGGCAGCGTTCGACTTACTATTGCCCGAATTGTCAAAAATAG
- a CDS encoding dynamin family protein: MSRSFNQQLDQHGAWRSNFAHRLQWLSRWLTENELLDQAVAERLRGLELQIRNSKVMVAFVAEFSRGKSELINAIFFAGYGRRIMPASAGRTTMCPTELGYDAAVSPKLRLLPIETRLEPHSLTHWREKPTRWTEIAIDVENAEQLAQAMGKVAEVRWVSKDEANALGFWNEETPDDNPVQDAEGRVEIPRWRHAILNMPHPLLEQGLVILDTPGLNAIGAEPELTVSLIPQAHAVVFILGAETGVTRSDLSIWREHLVTESEGSDTRFVVLNKIDTMWDTLSTPAQIEMQIERQREVAAKFLEVPLVQVLPVSAQKGLQAKIQRDGRLLEASRLLALETLLAEGVLGKRETMLRLAVDAGMVALRAEAERILKVRQRDLSEQALELQGLRGKNVSVIRHMRSRIDQEQTEFEGSNTRILALRSVQGKLLREVYAVLGRTALKADMVRLSTALKRPGIKLNVRKVYGETFDSLRNNLREVQATTAEIQSMLHATFRQLNAEQGFNLQAPAEPDLTSFEQELSQIERSHIHYLSVGNLLRLAQADFCDKLVRALASRLRLVNEAAMTEVERWSKGASAQIDAQLKERRRTFSKRIQAIERIQNAAGNLDERLLELAAQESSLAELHLRLNEFTSMITHQGKPAAPAAIGELRAA; the protein is encoded by the coding sequence TTGAGCCGCTCTTTCAACCAACAACTCGATCAGCACGGCGCTTGGCGAAGCAATTTTGCTCACCGCCTCCAGTGGCTGTCCCGCTGGCTGACCGAGAACGAGCTGCTCGACCAGGCCGTGGCCGAGCGCCTGCGCGGCCTCGAGCTGCAGATTCGCAACAGCAAGGTCATGGTCGCTTTCGTGGCCGAGTTCTCGCGCGGCAAGTCGGAGCTGATCAACGCGATCTTCTTCGCCGGCTACGGGCGGCGCATCATGCCGGCCAGCGCGGGGCGCACGACGATGTGCCCGACCGAGCTGGGCTACGACGCCGCGGTGTCGCCCAAGCTGCGGCTGCTGCCGATCGAAACCCGGCTCGAACCCCATTCGCTCACGCATTGGCGTGAAAAGCCCACGCGCTGGACTGAAATTGCAATCGACGTGGAGAACGCCGAGCAACTCGCCCAGGCCATGGGCAAGGTGGCCGAAGTTCGCTGGGTCAGCAAGGACGAGGCGAACGCGCTGGGTTTCTGGAACGAAGAAACGCCCGACGACAACCCGGTGCAGGACGCCGAAGGCCGTGTCGAAATTCCGCGCTGGCGCCATGCCATCCTGAACATGCCTCACCCCCTGCTGGAGCAGGGACTGGTCATTCTGGACACGCCGGGCCTGAACGCGATTGGCGCCGAGCCCGAACTCACGGTGAGCCTCATTCCGCAGGCGCATGCGGTCGTCTTCATTCTTGGTGCCGAAACCGGCGTGACGCGTTCCGACCTGTCCATCTGGCGCGAGCACCTGGTCACCGAGAGCGAAGGCAGCGACACGCGCTTCGTGGTGCTCAACAAGATCGACACCATGTGGGACACGCTCAGCACGCCCGCGCAGATCGAAATGCAGATCGAGCGCCAGCGTGAAGTGGCGGCCAAGTTTCTCGAGGTTCCGCTGGTGCAGGTGCTGCCGGTTTCGGCGCAAAAGGGCCTGCAGGCAAAGATACAGCGCGATGGCCGGCTGCTCGAGGCCAGCCGTCTGCTGGCGCTCGAAACGCTGCTCGCCGAAGGCGTGCTCGGCAAGCGCGAAACGATGCTGCGGCTTGCCGTCGATGCAGGCATGGTGGCATTGCGCGCCGAGGCCGAACGCATCCTGAAAGTACGCCAGCGCGATCTTTCCGAGCAGGCGCTCGAACTGCAGGGGCTGCGCGGCAAGAACGTTTCCGTCATCCGCCACATGCGTTCGCGCATCGACCAGGAGCAGACCGAGTTCGAAGGCAGCAACACGCGCATCCTCGCGCTGCGCTCCGTGCAGGGCAAGCTGCTGCGCGAGGTATATGCCGTGCTCGGCCGTACCGCGCTCAAGGCCGACATGGTGCGGCTTTCGACCGCGCTCAAGCGCCCCGGCATCAAGCTCAACGTGCGCAAGGTGTACGGCGAGACCTTCGATTCGTTGCGCAACAACCTGCGCGAAGTGCAGGCGACCACGGCCGAGATCCAGTCGATGCTGCACGCCACCTTTCGTCAGCTCAACGCGGAGCAGGGCTTCAACTTGCAGGCGCCTGCGGAGCCCGACCTGACGAGCTTCGAGCAGGAGCTGAGCCAGATCGAGCGCAGCCACATCCACTACCTGAGCGTCGGCAATCTGCTGAGGCTGGCGCAGGCGGATTTCTGCGACAAGCTGGTGCGCGCGCTTGCGAGCCGGCTGCGGCTGGTCAACGAAGCGGCCATGACCGAGGTCGAGCGTTGGAGCAAAGGTGCAAGCGCGCAGATCGACGCACAGCTGAAGGAGCGCCGCCGCACTTTCAGCAAGCGCATCCAGGCGATCGAACGCATCCAGAACGCGGCGGGCAATCTCGACGAGCGTTTGCTCGAGCTTGCCGCGCAAGAGAGCAGCCTGGCCGAGTTGCATCTTCGGCTGAATGAATTCACTTCGATGATCACGCATCAGGGAAAGCCGGCTGCTCCGGCCGCCATCGGCGAACTGCGTGCGGCCTGA
- the recN gene encoding DNA repair protein RecN: MALRRIALRDFVIVRSLELDLSAGFTVLTGETGAGKSILIDALQLALGNRADAGAVREGAERLDVSAEFDADPAFADWLDEGGFESGDALLLRRTVDLQGRSRGWINGSPATATQLRELGDRLLDIHGQHAWQSLTRPEAVRGLLDAYAGVRTDALDAAWHSWRQAISALDNARSAQDSLQRERERLQWQIAEVMKLAPAEGEWEELSTNHARVSNAQALIDAAQGASQALEDDDNGALAALSRAVTLLQNCEHIEPEFRALGEVLASSVAQASDAAHSLHGYLRDAEADPQRLAELDERMGLWMSLARRYKRTPDDLPALLAGWQAELKALDAQSDLESLERAEQTAQQGYMKEAKALAKLRKQAAPRLSEAVTQAMQGLGMQGGRFEVELQPLAQPGRAGLEDVAFLVSGHPGSTPRPIGKVASGGELSRIALAIAVTTSQLGAAQTLIFDEVDAGVGGAVAETVGRLMKQLGRDRQVLAVTHLPQVAACADHHLVVAKRQTAAAGQDGPRTESGVSRLDDENRAREIARMLGGEKVSNTSLAHAREMLGHKTSATL, from the coding sequence ATGGCGCTGCGACGCATCGCACTGCGCGACTTCGTGATCGTGCGATCACTCGAACTCGACCTGTCCGCCGGCTTTACGGTACTCACCGGCGAAACCGGCGCGGGCAAATCCATATTGATCGACGCGCTTCAACTGGCGCTGGGCAACCGTGCCGATGCAGGCGCGGTGCGCGAGGGTGCCGAGCGCCTGGACGTGAGCGCCGAATTCGACGCCGATCCGGCCTTTGCAGACTGGCTCGACGAAGGCGGGTTCGAGTCCGGCGACGCCCTGCTGCTGCGCCGCACGGTGGACCTGCAAGGCCGCAGCCGCGGCTGGATCAACGGCAGCCCGGCCACGGCCACGCAGCTGCGGGAACTCGGCGACCGCCTGCTCGACATTCACGGCCAACATGCATGGCAAAGCCTCACGCGCCCCGAGGCCGTGCGCGGCCTGCTCGACGCGTATGCCGGCGTGCGCACCGATGCGCTGGACGCCGCCTGGCACAGCTGGCGGCAGGCAATCTCCGCACTCGACAACGCGCGCTCCGCGCAAGATTCGCTGCAGCGCGAGCGCGAACGGCTGCAATGGCAGATTGCCGAGGTCATGAAGCTGGCGCCGGCCGAAGGCGAGTGGGAAGAGCTTTCGACCAACCACGCACGCGTCTCGAACGCCCAGGCGCTGATCGATGCGGCGCAGGGCGCAAGCCAGGCATTGGAAGACGACGACAACGGCGCCCTGGCAGCGCTTTCGCGGGCGGTAACGCTGCTGCAGAACTGCGAGCACATCGAGCCCGAATTCCGCGCACTGGGCGAGGTGCTGGCCTCCAGCGTGGCGCAGGCCTCCGACGCCGCGCATTCGCTGCACGGCTACCTGCGCGACGCCGAGGCCGATCCGCAGCGCCTTGCCGAACTGGACGAGCGCATGGGCTTGTGGATGTCTCTGGCCCGCCGCTACAAGCGCACGCCCGACGACCTGCCCGCGCTGCTGGCCGGTTGGCAAGCCGAGTTGAAGGCGCTGGACGCGCAAAGCGATCTCGAAAGCCTGGAGCGTGCCGAGCAAACCGCGCAGCAGGGCTACATGAAGGAAGCCAAGGCGCTTGCCAAGTTGCGTAAGCAGGCCGCGCCGCGCCTGTCCGAAGCGGTCACGCAGGCCATGCAGGGGCTGGGCATGCAGGGCGGCCGGTTCGAAGTCGAACTGCAGCCGCTCGCGCAGCCGGGCCGCGCGGGGCTCGAAGACGTCGCCTTTCTGGTGAGCGGGCATCCGGGCAGCACGCCCCGCCCCATCGGCAAGGTGGCTTCGGGCGGCGAGCTCTCCCGCATTGCCTTGGCCATTGCGGTCACCACAAGCCAGCTTGGCGCCGCGCAAACGCTGATCTTCGACGAGGTCGATGCCGGGGTGGGTGGGGCTGTCGCCGAGACCGTGGGGCGCCTCATGAAGCAGCTCGGGCGCGACCGCCAGGTGCTGGCCGTCACCCACCTGCCGCAAGTCGCTGCCTGTGCCGATCACCACCTGGTGGTGGCCAAGCGGCAGACCGCCGCGGCCGGCCAGGACGGCCCGCGGACCGAAAGCGGCGTTTCGCGGCTAGACGACGAAAACCGCGCCCGCGAAATCGCCCGCATGCTCGGCGGCGAGAAGGTTTCGAACACCTCGCTGGCGCACGCCCGCGAAATGCTGGGCCACAAGACTTCGGCAACGCTGTAA
- the rapZ gene encoding RNase adapter RapZ, giving the protein MNLDLVLITGMSGSGKSVALHALEDAGYYCVDNLPPELLSPFIALQQEQEAKRVAIAMDVRSGVSLPIVPQQLEALRQDGVSLRSLFLDATTDALLRRYSETRRRHPLSRQEGRTDAPEQERALVQAIELERELLADLRDGADVIDTSLIRPAQLQSYIKALISAPQSALTLVFESFAFKRGVPLDADYVFDVRMLPNPHYVPTLRPLTGRDTPVIEWLREHEDVARMYDDIEQFLSRWLDALARDHRSYVTVAIGCTGGQHRSVFLVEQLARAFGARWGALKRHRELDAI; this is encoded by the coding sequence ATGAACCTCGATCTGGTGCTCATCACCGGCATGTCGGGCTCAGGCAAGTCCGTAGCCCTGCACGCGCTGGAAGACGCAGGCTACTACTGTGTCGACAACCTTCCACCCGAACTGCTGAGCCCTTTCATCGCGCTGCAGCAAGAGCAAGAAGCCAAGCGCGTGGCCATTGCCATGGACGTGCGCAGCGGCGTGTCGCTACCGATCGTTCCGCAGCAGCTCGAAGCGTTGCGCCAGGACGGTGTTTCGCTGCGTTCGCTGTTTCTCGACGCCACCACCGATGCGCTGCTGCGGCGCTATTCCGAGACTCGCCGGCGGCATCCGCTGTCGCGCCAGGAGGGCCGCACCGATGCCCCGGAGCAGGAGCGCGCGCTGGTGCAGGCCATTGAACTGGAGCGCGAGCTGCTGGCCGACTTGCGCGACGGCGCCGACGTGATCGACACCAGCCTGATACGGCCGGCGCAGCTGCAGAGCTACATCAAGGCATTGATCTCCGCGCCGCAGAGCGCACTGACGCTGGTGTTCGAATCGTTCGCTTTCAAGCGCGGCGTGCCGCTGGACGCCGACTACGTGTTCGATGTGCGCATGCTCCCCAACCCGCATTACGTGCCCACCCTGCGGCCGCTGACGGGCCGCGACACGCCGGTGATCGAGTGGCTGCGCGAACACGAAGACGTGGCGCGCATGTACGACGATATCGAGCAGTTTCTTTCGCGCTGGCTGGATGCGCTGGCGCGAGACCATCGCAGCTATGTGACGGTGGCCATCGGCTGCACCGGCGGCCAGCATCGATCGGTGTTCCTGGTCGAACAGCTGGCACGCGCGTTCGGCGCACGTTGGGGCGCCCTCAAGCGGCATCGCGAGCTGGACGCGATCTGA
- the mutY gene encoding A/G-specific adenine glycosylase has protein sequence MPPDFAQRVVAWQRSHGRSELPWQNTRDPYRVWLSEVMLQQTQVSTVLGYFARFLERFPTVRALADGTEDEVFGLWSGLGYYSRARNMHRCAQEVVARFGGEFPRTAAELTTLPGIGRSTASAIAAFCFGERVAILDGNVKRVLTRMLGFGGDMSSSAQERALWDKATQLLPPDGQKEDIASYTQGVMDLGATVCLPRKPSCMICPVNSICTGLREGQPERYPVKTRKLKRSAQSLWALLARDVQGRVWLEKRPAKGIWAGLYCLPVFDSREDLLAALPPAAQRKAQDLPSFVHVLTHKDLHLHPVMLQGGQPQGETARWVEAEEWGRLGLPAPMRKLLESSGG, from the coding sequence ATGCCGCCCGATTTCGCGCAGCGCGTGGTGGCCTGGCAGCGCAGCCACGGCCGCAGCGAGTTGCCGTGGCAGAACACGCGCGATCCGTACCGCGTGTGGCTGTCGGAGGTCATGCTCCAGCAGACGCAGGTTTCGACGGTGCTCGGTTACTTTGCGCGTTTTCTCGAACGGTTTCCGACGGTGCGGGCGTTGGCCGACGGCACCGAGGACGAGGTGTTCGGGCTCTGGAGCGGCCTGGGCTACTACAGCCGGGCGCGCAACATGCACCGCTGCGCCCAGGAGGTTGTGGCGCGCTTTGGCGGCGAGTTTCCTCGCACCGCCGCCGAGCTCACCACCTTGCCCGGCATTGGCCGTTCCACCGCATCGGCAATTGCAGCCTTCTGCTTCGGCGAGCGCGTCGCAATTCTCGACGGCAACGTGAAGCGCGTGCTCACGCGCATGCTCGGCTTTGGCGGAGACATGTCTTCGTCGGCGCAGGAGCGCGCGCTGTGGGACAAGGCCACCCAGCTGCTTCCGCCCGACGGGCAAAAAGAAGACATTGCAAGCTATACGCAAGGCGTGATGGACCTGGGCGCCACGGTGTGCCTTCCGCGCAAGCCAAGCTGCATGATCTGCCCGGTGAACAGCATCTGCACCGGCTTGCGAGAAGGGCAGCCGGAGCGTTATCCCGTCAAGACCCGCAAGCTGAAACGCAGCGCCCAGTCGCTCTGGGCGCTGCTGGCGCGCGATGTGCAAGGCCGTGTCTGGCTGGAGAAGCGGCCTGCCAAGGGAATCTGGGCCGGGCTCTATTGCCTGCCGGTGTTCGACAGCCGCGAAGACCTGCTGGCCGCACTGCCGCCGGCCGCGCAGCGCAAGGCGCAAGACCTGCCGTCTTTCGTGCACGTGCTGACCCACAAGGACTTGCATCTTCACCCTGTGATGCTCCAGGGCGGGCAGCCGCAAGGCGAGACCGCGCGCTGGGTGGAGGCGGAGGAATGGGGCCGGCTCGGGCTGCCGGCACCGATGCGCAAGCTGCTGGAAAGCAGCGGGGGCTAG
- the hrcA gene encoding heat-inducible transcriptional repressor HrcA has protein sequence MLDDRAKLLLKTLVERYIAEGQPVGSRTLSRAPGLDLSPATIRNVMSDLEALGLIASPHTSAGRIPTARGYRLFVDTMLTAEREQMSAPSLAPDQPQKVIANAASLLSNLSQFVGVVMAPRRASVFKQIEFLKLSERRLLVIIVSPDGDVQNRVIFPEADYTQSQLVEASNYINAHYAGLTIEQVRDRLQSEVEKLRGEIAALMQAAVKVSSEVLTEAQEDDVVISGERNLLSVTDFSSDMGQLRRAFELFEQKAQLMRLLDVSSKAEGVRIFIGGESQVVPIEELSIVSANYEVDGQVVGTLGVIGPTRMPYERMIQIVDITSRLVSNALSHRK, from the coding sequence ATGCTGGACGACCGTGCCAAGTTGCTCCTGAAGACATTGGTGGAGCGTTACATCGCCGAAGGCCAACCGGTCGGGTCGCGGACTTTGTCGCGCGCGCCGGGGCTGGACCTTTCACCCGCGACCATCCGCAACGTCATGTCGGACCTCGAGGCGCTGGGGTTGATTGCAAGCCCCCACACCTCCGCCGGCCGCATTCCCACGGCCCGTGGCTACCGGCTCTTCGTCGACACCATGCTCACTGCCGAGCGCGAGCAGATGAGCGCGCCGAGCCTTGCGCCCGACCAGCCGCAGAAGGTGATTGCGAACGCCGCCAGCCTGCTGTCCAACCTGTCGCAGTTCGTGGGCGTGGTCATGGCGCCGCGGCGCGCGTCGGTGTTCAAGCAGATCGAGTTCCTGAAGCTCTCCGAGCGGCGGCTGCTGGTGATCATCGTCTCGCCGGACGGCGACGTGCAAAACCGCGTGATCTTTCCCGAGGCGGACTACACGCAGTCGCAACTTGTCGAGGCGTCGAACTACATCAACGCCCACTATGCGGGCCTGACCATCGAGCAGGTGCGCGACCGGCTTCAGTCAGAAGTCGAGAAGCTGCGCGGCGAAATTGCCGCGTTGATGCAGGCGGCCGTCAAGGTCAGCTCCGAGGTGCTCACCGAGGCGCAGGAAGACGACGTTGTGATCTCGGGCGAGCGCAACCTGCTTTCCGTGACCGATTTTTCCAGCGACATGGGACAACTGCGCCGCGCCTTCGAACTGTTCGAGCAAAAGGCGCAGCTCATGCGGTTGCTCGACGTGTCGAGCAAAGCCGAGGGCGTGCGCATCTTCATCGGCGGCGAGAGCCAGGTGGTGCCCATCGAAGAGCTTTCCATCGTCAGCGCCAACTACGAGGTCGATGGGCAGGTCGTGGGCACTCTGGGCGTCATCGGCCCGACCCGCATGCCCTATGAGCGCATGATCCAGATCGTCGACATCACCTCGCGCCTGGTCAGCAACGCGCTGAGCCACCGCAAGTAA
- a CDS encoding NAD kinase codes for MTSRFRNVALIGKYQASGARAQADARDGVMEDIGAFLESQGCTVFVEKSAAAEAADADAIAGGRYEPLSVAEIGQRCDLGLVVGGDGTMLGIGRQLACYGIPLIGINRGRLGFITDIPIDNYQATLIPMLAGEYEEDHRSLMHAQVIRDGVSVFDALAMNDVVVNRDSTSGMVELRVSVGRHFVANQRADGLIIASPTGSTAYALSAGGPLLHPAVPGWVLVPIAPHTLSNRPVLLPDADEIVIELVSGRGASANFDMQSLASLAIGDRVVVRRSDFRVRFLHPRGWSYFDTLRKKLHWNEGGS; via the coding sequence ATGACTTCTCGCTTCCGCAATGTCGCCCTGATCGGCAAATACCAGGCTTCAGGCGCCAGGGCGCAGGCGGATGCGCGCGACGGCGTCATGGAAGATATTGGCGCGTTCCTGGAATCGCAAGGGTGCACGGTTTTTGTCGAGAAATCTGCTGCTGCGGAAGCCGCCGATGCGGACGCCATCGCAGGCGGCCGCTACGAGCCGCTGAGCGTTGCAGAAATCGGGCAGCGCTGCGACCTGGGCCTGGTGGTGGGAGGCGACGGCACCATGCTGGGCATTGGCCGGCAACTGGCGTGCTACGGCATTCCGCTGATCGGCATCAACCGCGGACGGCTCGGCTTCATCACCGACATTCCGATCGACAACTACCAGGCCACGCTGATTCCCATGCTGGCCGGCGAATACGAAGAAGACCACCGCAGCCTCATGCATGCGCAGGTCATACGCGACGGTGTATCGGTTTTCGATGCGCTGGCCATGAACGATGTGGTGGTGAACCGCGACTCCACCTCGGGCATGGTCGAGCTGCGGGTTTCGGTGGGCCGGCATTTCGTGGCCAACCAGCGCGCCGACGGGCTGATCATTGCGTCTCCAACGGGCTCGACGGCCTATGCGCTGTCGGCCGGGGGGCCGCTGCTGCATCCGGCGGTACCGGGCTGGGTGCTGGTGCCCATTGCACCGCACACGCTGTCGAACCGCCCGGTGCTGCTGCCGGACGCGGACGAGATCGTGATCGAACTGGTGTCGGGGCGCGGCGCCAGCGCCAATTTCGACATGCAATCCCTGGCTTCGCTCGCCATCGGCGACCGGGTGGTGGTGCGGCGCTCCGACTTCCGGGTGCGCTTTCTGCACCCGCGGGGCTGGAGCTACTTCGACACGCTGCGCAAAAAACTTCATTGGAACGAAGGGGGCTCCTGA